The Deltaproteobacteria bacterium sequence GAGCTTCGTGGACCACGCCTCCATCCGGCGCACCTACGACGTGGTGCTCAAGCTGCCCGCGCACCGCACCAAGCGCGCGTCGCTGACGCAGCAGTTCCAGGTGACGACCCTCTGCTGCCCGGTGTTTCTCCCCGTGGGCTGGGAGCTTCCCGAGGAGCACTACACCTGGACGCTCGAGCCGGATGACGGCACGAAGCCTGCGGTGCCCGGGCTGACGAACGCGCCGCCGTGATTCCATGAAGCTGGCGTGGCTTTCTGGACACCCAGCTGGGCTATGCTTTTCGCCCTCGGAGGGCCCTCATGAATCGATGGTTGCTTGTCGCCGCTGCCGCTGTGCTGCTGGCAATCCCGCGGATCGCGCGCGCCG is a genomic window containing:
- a CDS encoding PEGA domain-containing protein — encoded protein: MRRGWVLGVLLTGCAHTVVLDSQPPGAQVEVDGNLIGTTPVSFVDHASIRRTYDVVLKLPAHRTKRASLTQQFQVTTLCCPVFLPVGWELPEEHYTWTLEPDDGTKPAVPGLTNAPP